The following proteins are encoded in a genomic region of Methylococcales bacterium:
- a CDS encoding transposase family protein → MKIKEILPRIYDDRQLRALTGLKTEHFILLLSLFEKTLIEDQKEKHENKERKYGSGLDSTLKKPADKLLFILNYMKCYSTFDHLGFSFNMNKSCAHTHVYKLFPILIKTLDIFNVLPATSFSTPEEMQQAFGGVQTLIIDATERAVQRPSDYEEQNEFYSGKKTAYN, encoded by the coding sequence ATGAAAATAAAAGAAATTTTACCAAGAATTTATGATGATAGACAGTTAAGAGCTTTAACAGGATTAAAAACAGAACATTTTATTTTACTATTATCTCTATTTGAAAAGACCCTTATTGAAGATCAAAAAGAAAAACATGAAAATAAAGAAAGAAAATACGGTAGTGGTTTAGATAGCACATTAAAAAAACCCGCAGACAAATTATTATTTATATTAAATTATATGAAGTGCTATTCTACTTTCGATCACTTAGGGTTTTCTTTTAATATGAATAAATCATGCGCCCATACTCATGTATACAAATTATTTCCAATTTTAATAAAGACGTTAGATATATTTAATGTTTTACCTGCAACAAGTTTTTCAACCCCTGAAGAAATGCAGCAGGCTTTTGGCGGAGTTCAAACATTGATAATAGATGCTACAGAGCGTGCTGTACAACGCCCTAGTGACTATGAAGAACAAAATGAATTTTACAGTGGTAAAAAAACAGCATACAATTAA
- a CDS encoding transposase family protein, which translates to MGFNNEYKTNSVNIPHKKPNKSKHNPNPTLTENQKKENKEMSRERVIVEHVIGGMKRYRCLVDKFRNKKEGVKDLFSFLAAILWNFNMIY; encoded by the coding sequence TTGGGGTTTAATAATGAATATAAAACTAATTCGGTAAATATTCCTCATAAAAAACCAAATAAATCTAAGCATAATCCAAACCCAACATTAACAGAAAATCAAAAAAAAGAAAACAAAGAGATGAGTCGTGAAAGAGTCATTGTTGAGCATGTAATCGGTGGAATGAAAAGATATAGATGCCTAGTTGACAAGTTTAGAAATAAAAAAGAAGGTGTAAAAGATTTATTTTCTTTTTTAGCGGCTATCCTATGGAATTTTAACATGATATATTAA
- a CDS encoding DNA cytosine methyltransferase: MPYKFIDLFSGIGGFRQGFEKQGFECVFSSEMDTHAQDMYCKNFGEKPFGDITQIKESEIPKFDILLAGFPCQPFSIAGDKKGFNDTRGTLFFDISRVIKYHSPKVVVLENVKHFKNHDKGRTLKTVLKILKDMGYSTNWELLNAKDFGVPQNRERTIIVGAKNGIEFDFSKLKTSPSPKISDILESSRDDFEYLDESEYTLIKTPKKQLSGLIFSGYRNKKIRKNGVRENTEHLSRVHKQPNRIYSSEGTHPTLSSQEPTGRYFIYHNGKVRKLTLLECYRLMGFPDDFKKIGTTSKQYNRVGNSIVVPMVIEIAKEVNNQLFNKSFELNYQPNPEQMSLFEPAGEYEIKTHNKKIQRTYMVRPVLQVKFFRDIKK; the protein is encoded by the coding sequence ATGCCTTATAAATTTATAGATTTATTTTCAGGTATAGGTGGCTTTAGGCAAGGCTTTGAAAAACAAGGCTTTGAATGTGTGTTTTCTTCGGAAATGGATACTCATGCTCAAGATATGTATTGTAAAAATTTTGGTGAAAAACCATTTGGAGATATTACACAAATAAAAGAGTCTGAAATTCCTAAATTTGATATTTTATTGGCTGGTTTTCCTTGTCAGCCATTTAGTATTGCAGGTGATAAAAAGGGGTTTAATGACACACGGGGAACATTATTTTTTGATATTTCTAGGGTTATTAAATACCATAGCCCTAAAGTAGTTGTTTTAGAAAATGTGAAGCATTTTAAAAATCATGATAAGGGTAGAACTTTAAAAACAGTTTTAAAAATATTAAAAGATATGGGCTACTCAACTAATTGGGAGCTTTTGAACGCTAAAGATTTTGGTGTCCCTCAAAATAGGGAAAGAACTATTATTGTGGGAGCTAAAAATGGTATTGAATTTGATTTTTCTAAATTAAAAACATCACCATCACCTAAAATTTCTGATATTTTAGAATCAAGTCGAGATGACTTTGAATACCTTGATGAATCTGAATATACATTAATAAAAACGCCTAAAAAACAATTGTCTGGTCTTATATTTTCTGGCTATAGAAACAAAAAAATAAGGAAAAATGGTGTTAGGGAAAACACGGAGCATTTATCAAGGGTCCATAAACAGCCGAATAGAATTTATTCTTCTGAAGGAACTCACCCAACACTCTCTTCACAAGAGCCTACAGGGCGATATTTTATATATCATAATGGCAAAGTTAGAAAATTAACTTTACTTGAATGCTATCGCTTAATGGGGTTTCCAGATGATTTCAAAAAAATTGGAACTACATCGAAACAGTATAACAGGGTCGGTAATTCAATTGTTGTACCTATGGTTATTGAAATAGCAAAAGAAGTTAATAATCAATTATTTAACAAGTCATTCGAGTTAAATTATCAGCCTAACCCTGAACAAATGAGTTTGTTTGAGCCTGCAGGTGAATATGAAATTAAAACACATAACAAAAAAATCCAGCGGACATATATGGTTCGTCCCGTATTGCAAGTAAAGTTTTTTCGTGACATAAAAAAATAG
- a CDS encoding IS110 family transposase, translating into MSKVNSNKNIAVLGIDLAKNSFQLHGVDEDDNVCLKKKLTRNKLSAFIANLPPCLIGIEACGGANYWKRIFSQFGHTVKIMAPQFVKPYVKSNKSDALDAEGICEAVQRKSMRFVPSKSVEQQDIQCMHRIRSQLIGRRTAQANQIRGLLMEYGIIIAQGIHSVSKIIPELLEDAENQLSPIFRELLQELYDEMKHLNERIDSIEIKLKQVCAQNENCQRLLTIPGVGLLTATALIAAIGDINVFKNGRELAAWLGLVPRQHSTGGKPTLLGISKRGDTYLRTLLIHGGRSMLRVAHKYEDKRNKWIVSLKERRGENISTVAIANKNARIAWAVLSKQEDYCIKST; encoded by the coding sequence ATGAGCAAAGTTAATTCAAACAAAAATATCGCCGTCTTAGGGATTGATTTGGCGAAGAATAGTTTTCAGCTACATGGCGTGGATGAAGACGATAACGTGTGTCTGAAAAAGAAACTCACACGCAACAAGCTGAGTGCCTTTATCGCTAATCTGCCGCCGTGTTTAATTGGCATTGAAGCCTGCGGCGGCGCGAATTATTGGAAGCGCATTTTCTCTCAATTTGGGCATACGGTCAAAATTATGGCTCCACAATTTGTGAAGCCGTATGTGAAATCAAACAAAAGCGATGCCTTGGATGCGGAAGGAATTTGCGAAGCTGTGCAACGGAAGTCGATGCGCTTTGTCCCCAGTAAAAGTGTTGAGCAGCAGGATATTCAATGTATGCATCGCATTCGTAGCCAGTTGATTGGGCGACGCACTGCGCAAGCGAATCAAATTCGCGGCTTGCTGATGGAATATGGCATCATCATTGCGCAAGGCATTCACTCGGTCAGTAAGATTATTCCTGAGTTGCTAGAGGATGCAGAAAACCAACTTTCACCGATATTTCGAGAATTATTGCAAGAGCTTTACGATGAAATGAAGCACCTCAATGAGCGGATTGATTCGATCGAAATCAAGTTAAAACAGGTCTGCGCTCAGAATGAAAACTGCCAACGATTACTCACTATTCCCGGTGTCGGACTGTTAACTGCCACGGCTTTAATCGCTGCGATTGGCGACATCAATGTGTTTAAAAATGGACGCGAACTCGCGGCATGGCTAGGGCTGGTGCCGAGGCAACATTCCACAGGCGGCAAGCCGACATTATTAGGGATTAGCAAACGCGGCGACACTTATCTGCGCACCTTGCTGATTCACGGTGGACGCTCGATGTTACGGGTAGCGCATAAATACGAAGACAAGCGTAATAAATGGATTGTCAGTTTAAAGGAACGACGCGGCGAAAATATTTCCACAGTTGCCATCGCCAACAAAAACGCGCGTATCGCATGGGCGGTATTGAGCAAGCAAGAAGATTACTGCATCAAGAGTACTTAG
- a CDS encoding transposase, producing the protein MINFRGKANYTNLSRYNELSEKTYRRWFNKKLDFLKFNQVGNNEILSTSGQKIAALECSFVNKSGEKTYGLAKFWDSKQKFTHGVIAKGYHQIGKLRCDANLRLLYEGVQKEKGRHKCYDGKWIVGETRKLELAGKQGGVKVYTAIVNSVSLKCNIRIAYLVKTTSQGTRYALLFSTDTEIDAMTLYNYYKARFQIEFLFRDAKQFTGLCDCQARSEPALHSHFKARFTALNLIKWHDRLLSPKRKPISIGSWKTRFFNELSIERILLNSGVDLSLIKCSSQYEELCSFGVISH; encoded by the coding sequence TTGATAAACTTTAGAGGTAAGGCTAACTATACAAATCTCAGCCGTTACAATGAGTTATCAGAAAAAACCTATCGTCGATGGTTTAATAAAAAGTTAGATTTTCTTAAATTTAATCAGGTAGGTAATAATGAAATTCTTTCAACGTCGGGACAAAAAATAGCGGCTTTAGAGTGTAGCTTTGTTAACAAAAGTGGTGAAAAAACTTACGGTTTAGCTAAGTTTTGGGATTCTAAACAAAAGTTTACCCATGGCGTGATTGCTAAAGGTTACCATCAAATTGGAAAATTACGTTGTGATGCTAATTTACGTTTACTCTACGAAGGTGTGCAAAAAGAAAAAGGTCGCCACAAATGTTATGACGGTAAGTGGATTGTGGGTGAGACGAGAAAATTAGAATTAGCAGGTAAACAGGGTGGTGTTAAGGTTTATACAGCAATCGTTAATTCTGTCTCATTGAAATGTAATATTCGCATCGCTTATTTAGTTAAAACAACGTCACAAGGTACACGTTATGCCTTGTTGTTCTCAACAGATACAGAGATAGATGCAATGACACTTTATAATTATTACAAGGCACGGTTTCAGATTGAATTTCTATTTCGTGATGCTAAACAATTTACAGGACTTTGTGATTGCCAAGCACGCTCTGAACCTGCTTTACACAGCCATTTTAAGGCACGTTTTACTGCGCTAAATTTGATCAAATGGCATGACCGACTTTTAAGTCCTAAACGAAAACCAATTTCAATCGGTAGCTGGAAGACTAGATTTTTCAATGAGTTATCGATTGAACGTATTTTATTAAACTCTGGGGTAGACCTGAGTTTAATAAAATGCTCTTCTCAATACGAGGAGCTTTGTAGCTTCGGGGTTATCTCGCATTAA
- a CDS encoding glycosyl transferase family protein, producing MTSIPPHPFSEFIKILGKGKRGSRPLTQDEAYRAMKMIVNRDLEPEQLGAFLMLMRVKEETPEELAGFVQAARESLTRPKQQQTIDLDWSSYAGKRRHLPWFILSILLLAENNITIFMHGAGGHTEGRVYTEDVLKTLGLPIATSFEQANQQLLSQNFSYLPLRHFCPALYEIIELRSLMGLRSPVHTLVRLLNPLNARHTLQGIFHPSYRDVHQHAALLLGQQNMAVLKGEGGETERNPDVECLVKSVTEGVLTEEQWPPLFSRRHPKADTLDPVELINVWQGNEENEFAQATIISTAAIALKTLGKATNQQHASDLASQYWLSRHKQRFT from the coding sequence ATGACTTCAATTCCCCCTCATCCCTTTTCAGAATTTATTAAAATCCTTGGTAAAGGTAAACGTGGCTCACGTCCTTTAACACAAGATGAAGCCTATCGAGCGATGAAAATGATCGTGAATCGTGACCTTGAACCCGAACAACTCGGCGCATTTTTAATGTTAATGCGTGTTAAAGAAGAAACCCCCGAAGAACTCGCAGGTTTTGTACAGGCCGCACGGGAATCCTTGACGCGTCCTAAACAGCAACAAACTATTGATTTAGATTGGTCCTCGTATGCAGGGAAACGCCGTCATTTACCGTGGTTTATTTTATCTATATTGCTTTTAGCTGAAAATAATATCACCATTTTTATGCATGGCGCAGGCGGACATACCGAAGGACGCGTTTATACGGAAGATGTTTTAAAGACATTAGGCCTCCCGATAGCGACTTCATTTGAACAAGCCAATCAACAGCTATTGAGTCAAAATTTTAGTTACCTCCCTTTACGTCATTTTTGCCCTGCTTTATACGAAATTATTGAATTACGCTCATTAATGGGATTACGCTCACCTGTCCATACCTTAGTGCGATTACTTAACCCGCTTAATGCCCGTCATACTTTGCAAGGGATTTTTCATCCGAGCTATCGAGATGTTCATCAACACGCGGCCTTGTTATTAGGTCAACAAAATATGGCGGTCTTAAAGGGCGAAGGCGGGGAAACTGAACGCAATCCTGATGTCGAATGTTTAGTAAAAAGTGTCACAGAAGGTGTATTAACCGAAGAACAGTGGCCCCCCTTATTTTCTCGTCGTCATCCGAAAGCCGATACCTTAGATCCTGTCGAATTAATTAATGTTTGGCAAGGTAATGAAGAAAATGAATTTGCTCAAGCAACGATTATTAGTACGGCGGCCATTGCTTTAAAAACTTTAGGGAAGGCAACGAATCAACAACACGCATCCGATTTAGCGTCGCAGTATTGGTTATCGCGCCATAAACAAAGATTTACTTAA
- a CDS encoding FKBP-type peptidyl-prolyl cis-trans isomerase codes for MKSTQLLVFSLSILFFIIIGYIVLNKLNASTPDENKTAGIAFLAENAKKEGIITTESGLQYEILTEGTGGSPAASNQVTVHYLGTTLDGNEFDSSYGRGSPATFPLNRVIAGWTEGLQLMKEGAKYRFFIPSDLAYGERGAGANIPANAALIFEVELIKVN; via the coding sequence ATGAAATCGACCCAATTACTTGTATTTTCCCTTTCAATTTTATTTTTTATTATTATAGGATATATTGTGCTTAATAAACTTAACGCGTCTACCCCCGATGAAAACAAAACAGCCGGCATTGCTTTTTTAGCTGAAAATGCGAAAAAAGAGGGGATTATTACCACAGAGAGTGGTTTGCAATATGAGATTTTAACCGAAGGAACAGGCGGATCCCCTGCGGCATCGAATCAAGTCACCGTCCATTATTTAGGAACAACGCTGGATGGGAATGAATTTGATAGCTCTTACGGACGAGGATCCCCTGCAACCTTTCCTTTAAATCGTGTGATTGCAGGATGGACAGAGGGATTACAATTAATGAAAGAAGGGGCTAAATACCGTTTCTTTATTCCCTCTGACTTAGCTTACGGTGAACGCGGTGCGGGGGCAAATATCCCTGCAAATGCGGCTTTAATTTTTGAAGTTGAATTAATTAAAGTTAATTAA
- a CDS encoding Sua5/YciO/YrdC/YwlC family protein, whose protein sequence is MRYLSPFRVQQACYQLETGKLLAYPTEAVYGLGCDPLNERAVMHLLALKQRSVNQGLILIAANFEQLTPFLDYDEKIVARMQARSSDVVTWVIPAQSWVPHWLTGNHPSLAVRITTHPLSKALCEHFCGPIVSTSANHHHQRPAYTALQVRGYFSTSPNLKILRGETGGHKKPSKIYDAVTGNRLR, encoded by the coding sequence ATGCGTTACCTATCCCCGTTTAGAGTACAACAAGCCTGTTATCAATTAGAAACAGGTAAGCTCCTTGCGTATCCAACCGAGGCGGTTTATGGATTAGGCTGTGATCCGTTGAATGAGCGGGCGGTTATGCATTTATTAGCCTTAAAACAACGTTCTGTTAATCAAGGTTTAATTCTAATCGCCGCTAATTTTGAGCAGTTGACCCCTTTTTTGGATTATGACGAAAAAATAGTAGCTCGAATGCAAGCGCGTTCTTCCGATGTGGTTACATGGGTTATTCCTGCTCAATCGTGGGTTCCTCATTGGCTAACAGGAAATCATCCTTCACTTGCCGTAAGAATAACCACACACCCGTTATCTAAGGCTTTATGTGAACATTTTTGTGGGCCGATTGTTTCAACCAGTGCGAATCATCACCATCAACGCCCCGCTTATACGGCCTTGCAAGTACGCGGTTATTTTTCAACCTCACCCAACCTGAAAATTTTAAGGGGGGAAACAGGGGGTCATAAAAAACCATCTAAAATTTATGATGCGGTCACGGGAAATCGTTTACGGTAA
- the cmoB gene encoding tRNA 5-methoxyuridine(34)/uridine 5-oxyacetic acid(34) synthase CmoB, with product MTDYQAVYTLLDASNNKEWLEILPNQIAQAFDFSTHGTSAKWQSIIETLDLPSPSHYDFQGDVVKMGEASEISATRQQQLKADLMAFHPWRKGPYDLFGIHIDSEWRSDWKWQRLIPHISPLKNRLVLDVGCGNGYHCWRMLGAGAKRVIGIDPTLINIMQFQLIKKLRGEAPIHVLPITLEAIPAGINLFDSVFSMGVLYHRRSPINHLLELKDTLREGGELILETLIIEGALGETLLPEGRYAKMRNVWFLPSSETLVSWMQRCGFKNIRVVDSNQTSTQEQRSTEWMTFYSLAQFLDVNNTDLTCEGLPAPRRIIVIANK from the coding sequence ATGACGGATTATCAAGCGGTTTACACTCTGTTGGATGCGAGTAATAACAAAGAATGGCTGGAAATATTACCTAATCAAATAGCACAGGCTTTTGATTTTAGTACGCATGGTACCTCGGCTAAATGGCAATCTATTATTGAAACATTAGATTTACCGTCGCCGTCTCATTATGATTTCCAAGGGGATGTCGTAAAAATGGGGGAGGCCAGTGAAATAAGTGCTACGCGACAACAGCAGTTAAAAGCAGACTTAATGGCGTTTCATCCGTGGCGCAAAGGGCCTTATGATTTGTTTGGTATTCATATTGATAGTGAATGGCGATCGGATTGGAAATGGCAGCGTCTTATCCCTCATATAAGCCCACTCAAAAATCGTTTAGTCTTAGACGTAGGGTGTGGTAATGGTTACCATTGCTGGCGAATGCTGGGGGCGGGGGCAAAAAGGGTAATTGGCATTGATCCCACACTGATTAATATTATGCAGTTTCAGTTAATAAAAAAATTAAGGGGTGAGGCTCCTATTCATGTACTCCCGATTACCTTAGAAGCGATTCCTGCGGGGATAAACTTATTTGATAGCGTATTTTCAATGGGCGTACTTTATCATCGACGCTCACCGATTAACCATTTACTGGAGCTAAAAGATACGTTACGTGAAGGCGGTGAATTAATTTTAGAAACGCTTATTATTGAAGGGGCTTTAGGGGAAACCTTACTTCCTGAAGGACGTTATGCAAAAATGCGTAATGTCTGGTTTTTACCCAGCAGTGAAACCTTAGTGAGTTGGATGCAGCGTTGTGGCTTTAAAAATATTCGAGTCGTTGATAGTAATCAAACCTCGACTCAAGAACAACGGAGTACCGAGTGGATGACCTTTTATTCATTAGCGCAGTTTTTGGATGTTAACAATACAGACTTAACCTGTGAAGGATTACCCGCGCCTAGACGAATTATTGTCATTGCTAATAAATAA
- the cmoA gene encoding carboxy-S-adenosyl-L-methionine synthase CmoA, with translation MSTHKDSLYAAPFTTIDNFQFDEAVVNVFPDMIQRSVPGYQIIISAIGLLAARFAQDNSHCYDLGCSLGAASLAMHQQITAKNCNIIAIDNSPAMVDQFQSHLKPETNINIVCADIRDVEINNASVIVLNFTLQFIPLEDRLAFLQRLYEGLLPNGVLILSEKLTFDDETQQRLQTDMHHVFKKSQGYSDLEISQKRMALETVLIPETFNQHQQRLMQAGFNSVEVWFQYFNFASMIALK, from the coding sequence ATGTCCACTCATAAAGATTCTCTTTACGCTGCCCCCTTTACAACAATTGATAACTTCCAATTTGACGAAGCGGTCGTTAATGTCTTCCCTGACATGATACAACGCTCAGTTCCTGGTTATCAGATCATTATTTCAGCCATTGGTTTATTAGCCGCCCGTTTTGCTCAAGATAACAGCCATTGCTATGATTTGGGGTGTTCTTTAGGCGCGGCAAGTCTTGCTATGCACCAACAAATTACCGCTAAAAACTGTAATATTATTGCGATTGATAATTCACCTGCGATGGTCGATCAATTTCAATCGCATTTAAAACCCGAAACGAATATTAATATAGTCTGTGCGGATATTCGTGATGTCGAAATAAATAATGCCTCCGTCATTGTGTTAAATTTCACCTTACAATTTATTCCACTTGAAGACCGATTGGCTTTTTTACAGCGACTCTATGAAGGGTTATTACCCAACGGGGTTTTAATTTTATCTGAAAAGCTCACTTTTGATGATGAAACTCAACAACGATTACAAACCGATATGCACCATGTTTTCAAGAAATCGCAAGGGTATAGTGACTTAGAAATCAGTCAAAAACGAATGGCGTTAGAGACGGTTTTAATTCCTGAAACCTTTAATCAACATCAACAACGCTTAATGCAAGCAGGCTTTAATAGTGTGGAAGTCTGGTTTCAATATTTTAATTTTGCTTCTATGATTGCCTTAAAATGA
- a CDS encoding ABC transporter substrate-binding protein: MKTKHHYHSKFISLALFGILLACIPLTKTLAVELATPQLGIESVSTQLKEKMAVEGFSKDFKQITNFVESAIYPYIDFYSISALVLGKHWKNATTDEKKLFEQEFKTLLIRTYSRAFVEFKDWSVRYLPLNMVEGANKVIVKTEILQPGIQPIAINYRMHLTKGQWKAYDIMIEGVSLITNYRTSFKNEMTRFGSLTEVIDALAKRNQTALAK, from the coding sequence ATGAAAACAAAGCATCACTATCACTCAAAATTTATTTCTTTAGCTCTATTTGGAATACTATTAGCGTGTATTCCATTGACTAAAACTTTGGCGGTCGAGCTGGCTACCCCTCAACTAGGGATTGAAAGTGTCTCAACACAGTTAAAAGAAAAAATGGCTGTGGAAGGGTTTTCGAAGGATTTCAAACAAATTACTAATTTTGTTGAATCGGCTATTTATCCCTACATTGATTTTTACAGCATTTCAGCGTTAGTACTGGGAAAGCATTGGAAAAATGCCACGACGGATGAAAAGAAGCTTTTTGAGCAAGAGTTTAAAACACTCTTAATTAGAACGTATTCACGGGCCTTTGTGGAATTTAAAGATTGGTCTGTACGCTACCTTCCCTTAAATATGGTTGAAGGGGCTAACAAGGTCATTGTAAAAACAGAAATTCTTCAACCTGGCATACAGCCTATTGCGATTAATTATCGAATGCATTTGACTAAAGGCCAATGGAAAGCCTATGACATTATGATTGAAGGCGTTAGTTTAATTACAAACTATCGGACCAGTTTCAAAAATGAAATGACCCGTTTTGGTTCGTTAACTGAAGTTATTGATGCTTTAGCAAAACGAAATCAAACTGCCTTAGCTAAGTAA
- the hemB gene encoding porphobilinogen synthase — MDKMKYNTINFPTVRMRRMRYHDFSRRLMQEVTLSVDDLIQPFFIIEGQNNRQPIASMPNIERLTIDLLLEEAAELVQLGIPALALFPVTETDKKSTLAEEAYNPEGLAQRAVRALKQRFPELGVITDVALDPFTTHGQDGLVNEQGYVMNDETIEVLVKQALSHAKAGADIVAPSDMMDGRIGAIRTALESENYIHTQILAYSAKYASSFYGPFRDAVGSASNLGKSDKKSYQMDPANSDEALREIALDLQEGADMVMIKPGMPYLDVIRRVKDEFSVPTFAYQVSGEYAMLKAASMNGWLDEKQVVLESLLAFKRAGCDGILSYYAKEAAQWLKNTS; from the coding sequence ATGGACAAGATGAAATATAATACCATCAATTTTCCCACTGTACGCATGAGAAGAATGCGTTATCACGATTTTTCTCGCCGTCTTATGCAGGAAGTCACACTTTCGGTTGATGATTTAATTCAGCCTTTTTTTATTATTGAAGGGCAAAATAATCGTCAACCCATTGCTTCAATGCCTAATATAGAACGATTGACGATTGATTTATTGTTAGAGGAAGCGGCAGAGCTGGTTCAATTAGGAATTCCCGCACTGGCACTTTTTCCCGTAACAGAGACGGATAAAAAATCCACTTTAGCCGAAGAAGCTTATAACCCAGAAGGTTTAGCCCAACGCGCGGTTAGAGCCTTAAAACAACGCTTTCCCGAACTAGGGGTGATTACCGATGTTGCCTTAGACCCCTTCACCACCCATGGACAAGATGGGTTGGTTAATGAGCAAGGGTATGTCATGAATGATGAGACCATTGAGGTGTTGGTCAAACAAGCCTTATCTCATGCAAAAGCTGGGGCTGATATTGTTGCCCCCTCTGATATGATGGATGGACGTATTGGCGCAATACGCACGGCATTGGAAAGCGAAAACTATATTCATACGCAAATTCTGGCGTATTCAGCTAAATATGCCTCTAGTTTTTATGGGCCTTTTCGGGATGCGGTCGGTTCTGCGAGTAATTTAGGTAAAAGTGATAAAAAAAGTTATCAAATGGATCCTGCAAATTCAGATGAAGCCTTGCGTGAAATTGCCTTAGATTTACAAGAGGGGGCTGATATGGTGATGATAAAACCAGGAATGCCTTATTTAGATGTTATCCGTCGCGTTAAAGATGAGTTTTCCGTCCCGACGTTCGCGTATCAAGTCAGTGGTGAATATGCGATGCTAAAAGCGGCCTCTATGAATGGGTGGCTGGATGAAAAGCAGGTTGTTTTAGAATCCTTATTAGCCTTTAAGCGGGCAGGCTGTGATGGTATTTTAAGTTATTATGCCAAAGAGGCCGCGCAGTGGTTAAAAAATACGTCATAA
- a CDS encoding cold-shock protein translates to MSKGTVKWFSADKGFGFITPEDGSKDLFVHHSEIQANGEYATLNDGQTVEFEVGQGQKGPCANKVVVV, encoded by the coding sequence ATGAGTAAAGGCACAGTTAAGTGGTTTAGTGCAGATAAAGGTTTTGGTTTTATTACACCTGAAGACGGAAGCAAAGATTTGTTTGTTCATCATTCTGAAATTCAAGCAAATGGCGAGTATGCAACATTGAATGACGGTCAAACCGTTGAATTCGAAGTTGGTCAAGGACAAAAAGGTCCCTGTGCAAATAAAGTTGTTGTTGTTTAA
- a CDS encoding DDE-type integrase/transposase/recombinase, translating to MSQVYHSNARLNKHSRAIIQNSALKSSELAEKFSVSQKTITKWRGRDFTDDDSSIPHTIHYALNPLEKRLIELVRTTTWMSLDDVVDTVVPVIPKANRSNVSRTLKAQSISQVPEEKKAKAKKFKEYEPGYLHIDVTYMPKLEGIKYYLFVAIDRATRLMYYKVYKNKTADNAVSFLAECKEFFPFYLSHILTDNGLEFTDKWARGKGVVSGNHKFDKECSEDNIDHRLTAPHTPATNGMVERVNGTIKNATIKVEEYQNIGELKESLNKFLLYYLFTRRHGSLRRELKVRTPYEAMESWFKTKPELFKISPDEFRANAFEKLEQRGEN from the coding sequence ATGTCACAAGTCTATCACTCGAATGCGAGGTTGAACAAGCATTCAAGAGCTATTATACAAAACTCAGCATTAAAGAGTAGTGAGTTAGCAGAAAAATTCTCAGTAAGCCAGAAGACAATTACAAAGTGGAGAGGTAGAGACTTTACAGATGATGATAGCTCAATACCTCATACGATACACTATGCCCTTAACCCACTGGAAAAAAGGCTTATAGAGCTTGTTAGAACAACAACATGGATGAGCTTAGATGATGTAGTGGATACTGTAGTTCCAGTGATACCAAAAGCAAATAGAAGTAATGTTAGCAGAACATTAAAAGCACAAAGTATCAGTCAAGTTCCAGAAGAGAAAAAAGCGAAAGCAAAGAAGTTTAAAGAATATGAACCTGGGTATCTCCATATAGATGTCACCTATATGCCAAAGCTAGAAGGAATCAAATATTACCTCTTTGTCGCCATAGATAGGGCTACACGGCTTATGTACTACAAGGTATATAAAAATAAGACAGCTGATAATGCAGTATCATTTCTAGCAGAGTGTAAAGAGTTCTTTCCTTTTTATCTCTCTCATATACTCACAGACAATGGACTAGAGTTCACAGATAAATGGGCAAGAGGAAAAGGAGTAGTCAGTGGTAATCATAAATTTGATAAGGAGTGCAGTGAGGACAATATAGACCATAGACTAACAGCTCCACATACTCCTGCAACCAACGGAATGGTAGAGAGAGTGAATGGTACTATCAAAAATGCTACAATTAAAGTAGAAGAGTATCAAAATATAGGAGAACTCAAAGAAAGTTTAAATAAGTTTTTGCTATATTATCTTTTTACACGAAGACACGGAAGCCTAAGAAGAGAGTTGAAAGTCAGAACTCCCTACGAAGCTATGGAAAGTTGGTTTAAAACTAAACCTGAATTATTCAAGATTTCGCCTGATGAGTTTAGAGCTAATGCTTTTGAAAAATTGGAACAACGTGGTGAGAATTGA